One Syntrophorhabdales bacterium DNA segment encodes these proteins:
- a CDS encoding branched-chain amino acid ABC transporter permease, producing MGTRKSILALVIILAVLAIAPFGLPRFYTYLIALIVTTGLLATSLNFVLGFGGVYQFHHAVFYGVGAYGAAVMIAKLGQPAWLAFVTGPVVAAALSFIIGLICVRLSKLYFGMLQISLGSLVWAIVYRWYSFTGGDDGIHGIRMPDLLGTPLGSYYFTLIVAGISLLVMHRILRAPFGSALQGIRDNALRSQAVGMNVRRHQLAAIVIAGFFGGVAGVLFVVVDNSVFPDMMFWTLSLEITIMALLGGWLTFLGPLVGATIIVCLRTFVSGFTDYWTLILGIVLVLVILFLPEGILGYVFELWKRRTAPESTKR from the coding sequence GTGGGCACAAGGAAGTCGATTCTGGCCTTGGTGATTATCCTTGCCGTCCTCGCGATTGCGCCGTTCGGCCTTCCCCGTTTTTATACCTATCTGATTGCGCTGATTGTGACCACGGGTCTGCTCGCTACCAGTCTTAACTTCGTTCTGGGCTTCGGCGGCGTTTATCAGTTTCACCACGCTGTTTTTTATGGAGTGGGAGCGTATGGTGCTGCAGTTATGATAGCCAAGCTCGGCCAGCCCGCATGGCTCGCCTTCGTTACAGGTCCGGTTGTCGCCGCGGCACTCTCTTTCATCATCGGGCTCATCTGTGTGCGCCTCTCAAAGCTCTATTTCGGCATGCTGCAGATCTCTCTTGGCTCGCTCGTCTGGGCCATCGTTTACAGATGGTATAGCTTCACAGGGGGCGATGACGGCATTCACGGTATCCGCATGCCTGACTTGCTCGGTACTCCCCTGGGTTCTTACTACTTTACGCTGATCGTTGCGGGCATTTCTTTGCTCGTGATGCACCGGATACTGAGGGCTCCTTTCGGAAGCGCGCTCCAGGGAATTCGTGATAACGCGTTGCGCAGCCAGGCCGTTGGTATGAACGTAAGGCGCCACCAGCTCGCGGCCATTGTGATTGCCGGCTTCTTCGGCGGTGTTGCCGGCGTGCTTTTTGTGGTGGTTGATAATTCGGTTTTTCCTGACATGATGTTCTGGACGCTCTCTCTGGAAATCACGATTATGGCCTTGCTCGGCGGTTGGCTCACCTTTCTCGGACCCTTGGTGGGCGCGACAATCATCGTCTGCCTGCGAACATTTGTGAGTGGCTTTACCGATTACTGGACGTTGATCCTCGGTATAGTACTGGTACTGGTGATCCTCTTCCTTCCTGAAGGTATCCTCGGCTACGTTTTCGAGTTGTGGAAAAGGCGCACCGCGCCTGAAAGTACTAAGAGGTAG
- a CDS encoding ABC transporter substrate-binding protein: MRKVLLLLSFALLGLVLVAPSSYGANTIKVGLVDSYSGPAAVYALDVVDGFKMARDKINAAGGVLGRKIEYTTRDEKFKPDLGLAMAKELVMKENVDVLAGTTNSATALAISDFAKKEKIPFFVTNAKSDRITGQMWNRYVFSTNENTAMAGKAGAVALAKMKFTKYWIAGDDYEYGHAIADGVWNNLKILKPSVQLLGQTWWKVGETDFTPYITAIVAAKPDCIIVATGGSGMVNFQKAAKATGLADKIPFFQHTAIEVTVGQALGMDAPEGAYGTANYLFYYPDTPANKAFASDFRKIYGRYPKMTALYGYITAEFIARGFQKAGSMNKEKFVDAVEGMVLNDTPVGKIEMRKCDHQVTLPMFWGVTKKSPEYKDFLIASDLVTIPASEYMPTCEQVLKTRGK; encoded by the coding sequence ATGAGAAAAGTGCTGCTTCTTCTTTCGTTCGCTCTTCTGGGTTTAGTCCTTGTTGCTCCATCCTCTTATGGGGCGAATACAATCAAGGTAGGGCTTGTCGACAGTTACTCGGGGCCTGCCGCAGTCTACGCGCTGGATGTGGTAGATGGTTTCAAGATGGCAAGGGATAAGATCAATGCAGCAGGCGGGGTTCTCGGCAGAAAAATCGAGTACACGACGCGGGATGAAAAATTCAAACCCGATCTGGGATTGGCCATGGCCAAGGAACTGGTCATGAAAGAGAACGTCGATGTGCTCGCGGGAACGACGAACAGTGCCACAGCCCTTGCCATTTCAGATTTTGCCAAGAAGGAGAAGATCCCTTTCTTCGTCACCAATGCAAAGAGCGACCGGATCACAGGCCAGATGTGGAACCGTTACGTGTTCAGCACCAATGAGAACACGGCAATGGCAGGCAAGGCAGGAGCTGTGGCTCTCGCCAAAATGAAGTTCACCAAGTACTGGATTGCGGGGGACGACTACGAATATGGGCACGCCATCGCAGATGGCGTCTGGAACAATCTGAAGATTCTCAAGCCGTCGGTCCAGTTGCTCGGCCAGACGTGGTGGAAGGTGGGGGAGACGGATTTCACGCCGTACATTACTGCCATAGTTGCTGCGAAACCCGACTGCATCATCGTGGCGACAGGTGGCTCAGGCATGGTCAACTTCCAGAAAGCAGCAAAGGCCACAGGTCTTGCGGATAAGATACCCTTCTTCCAGCACACAGCGATCGAGGTGACGGTTGGGCAGGCGCTCGGGATGGATGCGCCTGAGGGGGCCTACGGAACGGCGAACTATCTCTTCTATTATCCTGACACGCCGGCAAACAAGGCCTTCGCATCCGACTTCAGGAAGATTTACGGCAGGTATCCCAAGATGACGGCGCTGTATGGTTACATCACTGCCGAGTTCATAGCGCGCGGGTTTCAGAAAGCCGGCAGCATGAACAAGGAAAAATTCGTGGACGCGGTGGAAGGCATGGTACTCAACGACACGCCTGTCGGCAAGATTGAGATGCGCAAATGCGATCACCAGGTGACGCTGCCTATGTTCTGGGGCGTCACGAAAAAAAGTCCCGAGTATAAAGATTTTCTGATCGCCTCCGACCTGGTTACGATCCCTGCATCAGAGTACATGCCTACGTGCGAGCAGGTCTTAAAGACTCGCGGGAAATAA
- a CDS encoding branched-chain amino acid ABC transporter permease, translating to MDIISYICSPGVLCQILVGLSRTVILFIVASGLSLILGVLRIPNIAHGSLYMIGAFLAFSVSKFFGGGISGYWMAILLAPIIVAALSFIAERAIFCRLYEREHIMLFLLTFAFALIFGDLVKLVWGAEYRTVSMPRFFQGSIPVLGLPFPIYNFFLLLIGPLVALVLWLIVNKTKMGKISRAAAVDREMVGAVGINVSMVFATVFVIGCYLAGLGGALVAPIVNVTLGMDHTLIIEAFLIVIMGGLGNMWGALLGALIFGLTQSLGILIWPQFGIIFPYAAVIVVLSFRPTGLLRSTW from the coding sequence TTGGATATCATCAGCTACATCTGTTCGCCTGGCGTGCTCTGCCAGATACTGGTGGGCCTGAGCAGGACGGTTATCCTCTTCATTGTTGCATCGGGGCTGAGCCTTATTCTCGGCGTGTTGAGGATCCCCAATATCGCCCACGGCTCACTTTACATGATCGGCGCTTTTCTGGCTTTCAGTGTGTCCAAGTTTTTCGGCGGGGGCATAAGCGGCTACTGGATGGCTATCCTTCTTGCACCGATTATAGTGGCTGCGCTCAGTTTCATTGCTGAGCGGGCCATCTTCTGCCGGCTGTACGAGCGGGAACACATCATGCTCTTCCTGCTGACGTTTGCCTTTGCTCTTATCTTTGGAGACCTCGTGAAACTGGTGTGGGGCGCGGAATACAGGACCGTGTCCATGCCCAGGTTTTTTCAGGGATCGATACCTGTGCTCGGGCTGCCTTTCCCGATATACAATTTTTTCCTCCTGCTGATTGGGCCGCTTGTAGCCCTGGTGCTGTGGCTTATCGTGAACAAGACCAAGATGGGCAAGATATCCAGAGCCGCTGCGGTCGACCGGGAGATGGTCGGTGCCGTTGGTATCAACGTGAGCATGGTTTTCGCGACTGTTTTTGTGATCGGCTGCTATCTTGCGGGACTTGGCGGAGCGCTTGTTGCGCCGATCGTGAATGTAACTCTTGGCATGGACCACACGCTGATCATAGAGGCCTTTTTGATCGTGATCATGGGCGGTTTGGGCAACATGTGGGGTGCGTTACTGGGGGCGCTCATCTTCGGCCTGACGCAGTCCCTGGGTATTCTTATCTGGCCGCAATTCGGGATTATTTTCCCTTATGCAGCGGTGATTGTAGTTCTCAGTTTCAGGCCGACGGGTCTGCTGAGATCAACCTGGTGA
- a CDS encoding ABC transporter ATP-binding protein, whose translation MLSVNGIHTYYGISHILFDVSLTVSRGEVVGLIGRNGAGKSTTMRSIMGLTPPKQGTITFNDQDITGRKPYLLVRDGIAYVPDDRRVFADLTVDDNLEIPFSRGSEWTRERIYGLFPALGEIKTRRAGNLSGGEQQMLTVARALMTGPKLLLLDEPTEGLAPLIVRDLEEQILKLRETGLSILLSEQNVKSALKLVNRVYVIDNGRIRFEGTVADLEANEEIKKKYLMV comes from the coding sequence ATGCTCAGTGTAAACGGCATCCACACGTATTACGGCATCAGTCACATCCTTTTCGATGTTTCTCTCACCGTGTCCCGTGGAGAAGTGGTGGGGCTTATCGGCAGAAATGGCGCAGGTAAGAGTACCACTATGCGGAGTATCATGGGTTTGACGCCGCCCAAGCAGGGAACGATTACCTTTAATGACCAGGATATTACCGGGAGAAAACCGTACCTTCTTGTGCGCGACGGCATTGCGTACGTGCCGGATGACAGAAGAGTCTTTGCCGACCTGACTGTCGATGACAACCTGGAGATACCCTTCAGCCGCGGGAGCGAGTGGACCAGGGAACGCATTTACGGCCTTTTTCCCGCGCTGGGAGAGATCAAGACGCGACGGGCAGGCAACCTTAGCGGCGGGGAACAGCAGATGCTGACAGTGGCGAGGGCTCTTATGACCGGGCCGAAACTCCTCCTCCTGGATGAGCCCACAGAAGGGCTCGCACCACTTATCGTGAGAGACCTCGAAGAGCAGATACTAAAGCTCAGGGAGACAGGGCTCAGCATCCTCCTCTCAGAACAGAACGTGAAATCTGCGCTGAAGCTCGTCAACCGGGTCTACGTCATTGACAACGGCCGGATTCGCTTCGAGGGGACGGTTGCGGATTTGGAGGCGAACGAGGAGATCAAGAAGAAGTATCTAATGGTTTAG
- a CDS encoding ABC transporter ATP-binding protein — protein sequence MLEVRDLRKAFSGFNAVNGANLQVSEGEIVAVIGPNGAGKTTLFNLITGVLPPDGGQVLFKGEDITGFPAHRTCEKGITRSFQVVNIFPRLTVFENVRVAVLSQQGKTYNLFTPSKKLVEKETAEILDSVGLIQKRNSICGALSHGEQKVLEIAIALGGKPQLLILDEPTAGMSPEETTRCIELIKQLRVNMGLTILFCEHDMEIVFGIANRIMVMVRGATIIQGSCDEVRCNQAVQDAYLGGSDVCSV from the coding sequence ATGCTGGAAGTCAGAGATCTGCGTAAAGCGTTCAGCGGATTTAATGCGGTAAACGGCGCGAACCTCCAGGTGTCCGAAGGCGAGATCGTGGCCGTGATAGGTCCTAATGGCGCAGGCAAGACCACACTCTTCAATCTCATTACCGGCGTGCTCCCGCCGGATGGAGGTCAGGTCCTTTTCAAAGGGGAGGATATCACGGGGTTTCCGGCGCACCGCACGTGTGAGAAAGGCATCACCCGTTCATTCCAGGTAGTCAATATCTTTCCGCGACTCACGGTGTTCGAAAATGTCCGCGTAGCGGTTCTTTCCCAGCAGGGAAAAACGTACAACCTTTTCACGCCTTCAAAGAAACTGGTTGAGAAGGAGACAGCTGAAATACTCGACAGCGTGGGTCTCATCCAAAAGAGAAATAGCATCTGCGGTGCGCTTTCACACGGAGAGCAGAAGGTGCTGGAAATCGCCATAGCTCTGGGTGGCAAACCGCAACTTCTGATTCTGGACGAGCCGACCGCGGGCATGTCGCCTGAGGAAACAACCCGCTGTATTGAACTGATCAAGCAGCTTCGGGTGAACATGGGGCTCACTATTCTCTTTTGCGAGCACGACATGGAGATTGTCTTCGGCATAGCCAACCGGATCATGGTGATGGTGCGTGGCGCTACCATCATCCAGGGGTCGTGTGACGAAGTCCGTTGCAATCAGGCGGTGCAGGACGCATACCTGGGCGGGAGCGACGTATGCTCAGTGTAA